One genomic segment of Saccharomyces kudriavzevii IFO 1802 strain IFO1802 genome assembly, chromosome: 8 includes these proteins:
- the OCA5 gene encoding Oca5p (similar to Saccharomyces cerevisiae OCA5 (YHL029C); ancestral locus Anc_4.19), whose translation MHDKKSPMANSHYLKNLKQQFRNKNLIETTIHLVNCNDHDSLAFLARTYGIPPQLRHVVWPILLKYHPMCISPNIASNTISWDPITNDFILNDPFLNSKTSSDKQDRDDEKNVLPYDIESVILHDLKKYFHSRSNPAGSSSNANTTNIATPTPGSSSDSSTISSMEVLSPSLDFEFQIIETLKNAIVKFLLKWSKIFKYESGLAWIALGLAEWYPIYPYETTSPFNETRSFYDADDYIVLSGRKHAHLSTSTSANNNPHVNTNNNSTNITSGMHNLSINTNTSLHNSPYISHTLSYLYREYPLPFELRSKLPIAPIFSFNALFERLALVILHCPDTILAHKQLKNDSNTSSSSKANPNFNTNYFPIISGGDLSFQTQVFFKVFSSILPELYQPLTEESSLQPSSPRSSWIYWWLKCSGSKALQRQDRGRVWDLLLGWRPKPNMNTINFFLNYNDKQMDHLYHDSPQCDNEQYWMKDWIALYNNDPFWFPDLDSMELGSKKFPYDYMVFKELLLRNKYGGTQDKTQTNDTTPPTDSGSNEDKSELKLPFSSIDPHMQLIFIFIAILQFNEFKLLEFEEVEISEFLNNLPLLTKFDDSSYRKLYENTESSVTSLPSSPTTSTMASLQSNSNSSAHISNHHMLIEVGNDAKASHCFDDLLNMAGDIWRKWLWRELEESSI comes from the coding sequence ATGCACGACAAGAAGTCGCCTATGGCAAACTCTCactatttgaaaaacttgaaacAGCAGTTTCGTAACAAAAACCTGATCGAAACGACTATTCATCTGGTAAATTGCAATGACCATGACTCATTGGCCTTCTTGGCGAGGACATACGGGATTCCACCGCAGTTGCGACACGTGGTGTGGCCGATCCTGTTGAAGTACCATCCGATGTGCATTTCGCCTAATATCGCCTCCAACACCATCTCCTGGGACCCCATAACGAATGATTTCATACTGAACGACCCTTTTTTGAACAGTAAAACGTCCAGTGATAAACAGGACAGAGATGACGAGAAAAATGTTCTCCCGTACGATATCGAATCTGTCATTCTGCATGACTTGAAAAAGTACTTCCATTCAAGATCGAACCCTGCGGGCTCGTCCAGCAATGCCAACACCACCAACATCGCCACACCAACGCCCGGCTCGTCGTCGGACTCTTCTACGATCTCTTCTATGGAGGTATTATCTCCCTCTTTGGACTTCGAGTTTCAGATCATCGAGACCTTGAAAAATGCCATCGTGAAGTTTCTGCTAAAATGGTCGAAAATCTTCAAGTATGAGAGCGGTCTTGCCTGGATTGCCCTGGGGCTGGCTGAATGGTACCCAATCTACCCCTATGAAACCACGTCTCCTTTCAACGAGACTCGCTCGTTTTATGACGCGGACGACTATATAGTACTGAGCGGCAGAAAGCACGCTCATCTAAGCACCAGCACCAGCGCTAACAACAATCCTCATGTCAACACGAATAACAACAGCACGAATATAACGTCAGGCATGCACAACCTGAGTATCAACACTAATACCAGCTTGCACAATTCTCCCTACATTTCTCATACGCTATCATACCTGTATAGAGAGTATCCATTACCTTTTGAACTGCGATCGAAATTGCCAATTGCACCAATTTTCTCATTTAATGCTCTTTTCGAAAGACTGGCTCTCGTCATCCTACACTGCCCCGATACTATCCTAGCACACAAacagttgaaaaatgactCAAACACGTCATCGAGCTCAAAGGCAAACCCGAATTTCAACACTAATTATTTCCCTATTATATCTGGTGGTGACTTGTCATTTCAAACTCaggtttttttcaaggtattttcttcaattttgcCCGAGCTTTACCAGCCTTTGACGGAAGAGTCCTCATTGCAACCTTCATCGCCAAGAAGTTCCTGGATCTATTGGTGGTTGAAATGCTCCGGTTCTAAAGCTCTGCAAAGGCAAGATAGGGGACGCGTATGGGATTTGCTGCTTGGCTGGAGGCCCAAACCAAACATGAACACaataaatttcttcttgaattaCAACGACAAGCAGATGGATCATCTTTACCACGATTCACCGCAGTGTGATAACGAGCAGTATTGGATGAAAGATTGGATAGCTTTGTACAATAATGATCCGTTTTGGTTCCCTGATCTGGATAGCATGGAACTGGGGTCCAAGAAATTTCCCTATGATTATAtggttttcaaagaattacTCTTGCGGAATAAATATGGTGGTACTCAAGATAAAACTCAAACGAACGATACAACGCCTCCTACTGATAGTGGTTCAAATGAAGATAAGTCAGAATTAAAATtacctttttcttcaattgatCCCCATATGCAactcatcttcatttttatcgCGATTTTGcaattcaatgaattcaaaCTACTAGAGTTTGAGGAAGTGGAAATTTCAGAATTTTTAAATAATCTTCCTCTACTAACGAAATTCGATGACTCTTCCTACAGGAAACTATACGAAAATACAGAATCTAGCGTAACCAGCCTACCTTCGTCACCAACTACTTCCACAATGGCATCATTACAATCAAATTCTAACTCAAGTGCTCATATTTCCAATCATCACATGCTGATCGAAGTTGGTAATGATGCCAAAGCTTCGCATTGTTTTGATGATCTTTTGAACATGGCGGGGGATATTTGGAGGAAATGGTTATGGAGAGAATTAGAGGAAAGCTCTATTTGA
- the WSC4 gene encoding Wsc4p (similar to Saccharomyces cerevisiae WSC4 (YHL028W); ancestral locus Anc_4.20) produces MQTATMNTKVNIWLVCSALCASLVRATQSVCSSQNTATTDGVREQFQSNGWCSNNCAGHQFAVVQGYMCWCSDSEPSTQTSVGNCSGACPGYGYEECGNADENLFGYIYLGQTPLSSIQSVETSTAPSTSSASISTASSSAASSSITASSTLTTLDTTSLSATTTAPVPTSTGASSSISTPTSTTSSTSTPASTTSLTSTSTSTISSTSTPTSTSSSTSTLTSTISSTSTPITFTSTSPTSTSIASSTPVSSSSASSASSSTTSSTTTSSIPASTSSTTVAYTSTTAAPTTSIITSVNLQTSLKYSVITVTSVHTMDANVSEITSRYLTTTKIITQVYSSAPTETPISVVTTTSVGVGGRITNSNGNSNSNSNNTNNNNNIPTNKSTGKKGYWHSPGKIAATFVVVGVVCLAIICVLIYLIYHYRTRPARKAQDFENAYQSKFSQSKYPNKTATATSATLHTPSPSSSSTFSTPRLIYTDEKGQITSESPSSRQSTYSLTAGSPLNDPSTLASPFRDPTLSRRASTFLHSPPTQKHHDKIESNIALGEDAVLVDQRLDPSKMLSTIASDDATNHSNISLSDNVDYSRRVLRVMNE; encoded by the coding sequence ATGCAGACGGCAACGATGAATACAAAAGTAAATATATGGTTAGTGTGCAGTGCGCTATGCGCCAGCCTGGTACGGGCCACACAATCGGTATGCTCGTCGCAAAACACAGCGACCACCGACGGCGTACGAGAACAGTTTCAGAGCAATGGGTGGTGTTCGAATAACTGCGCAGGCCACCAGTTTGCCGTAGTGCAGGGGTACATGTGCTGGTGCAGCGATTCGGAGCCCAGCACGCAGACTTCGGTGGGCAACTGTAGTGGTGCGTGTCCCGGGTACGGTTATGAAGAATGTGGGAATGCTGATGAGAACCTTTTCggttatatatatttggGGCAGACGCCGCTAAGCTCGATACAGAGTGTGGAAACGTCGACAGCCCCCAGCACATCCAGTGCGAGCATTAGCACCGCCAGCAGTAGTGCCGCAAGTAGCAGCATCACAGCCAGCAGTACTCTCACAACATTGGACACGACCAGTTTGAGCGCAACCACAACGGCCCCGGTTCCGACGTCGACGGGCGCAAGCTCCTCAATTTCTACGCCAACAAGCACAACCTCTTCAACTTCCACGCCAGCGAGCACAACCTCTTTAACTTCTACGTCGACGAGCACAATCTCCTCAACTTCTACGCCAACAAGTACATCTTCGTCGACGAGCACACTGACAAGCACGATTTCGTCAACATCCACACCAATAACTTTCACATCAACATCTCCTACGTCGACAAGTATAGCGTCTTCAACGCCTGTAAGCTCAAGCTCAGCAAGTTCAGCGTCGTCGAGCACAACCTCCTCAACTACAACGTCATCCATTCCAGCTTCTACATCAAGCACGACGGTGGCCTATACCAGCACAACAGCGGCCCCAACGACGTCCATTATAACTTCCGTGAACCTACAGACATCGTTAAAGTATTCCGTGATAACAGTCACTTCCGTGCACACCATGGACGCAAACGTCTCGGAAATCACTTCAAGATATCTCACCAcgacaaaaataataacgCAGGTTTATTCTTCTGCCCCCACTGAAACGCCCATCTCAGTAGTGACCACTACCTCTGTCGGTGTCGGTGGTAGAATCACGAACAGCAAcggcaacagcaacagcaacagcaacaataccaataacaacaacaacataCCCACAAACAAGTCTACAGGAAAGAAAGGGTATTGGCATTCCCCCGGGAAAATAGCAGCCACTTTTGTGGTGGTCGGCGTGGTATGCCTAGCGATAATATGCGTACTGATATACCTGATATACCATTATAGAACAAGACCAGCAAGAAAGGCGCAGGACTTCGAGAACGCATACCAAAGTAAATTCTCACAGTCCAAGTACCCGAACAAAACCGCCACGGCCACCTCCGCCACACTACACACGCCCTCGCCATCGTCAAGTTCCACTTTCTCCACGCCAAGATTAATATACACCGATGAAAAGGGACAGATTACGTCCGAATCGCCCTCTTCACGCCAATCCACGTATTCCCTGACTGCAGGCAGTCCCCTGAATGACCCCAGCACACTAGCAAGCCCATTCCGTGACCCCACCCTCTCCAGAAGAGCTTCTACCTTCCTCCATTCGCCACCCACCCAAAAGCACCATGATAAAATAGAATCTAATATCGCCCTCGGTGAAGACGCAGTGCTGGTGGACCAGAGATTGGACCCGAGTAAAATGCTCAGCACCATAGCAAGTGACGATGCCACAAACCACTCTAACATCTCGCTTTCAGATAACGTAGACTACTCCAGGAGGGTTCTGCGTGTAATGAACGAATGA
- the RIM101 gene encoding alkaline-responsive transcriptional regulator RIM101 (similar to Saccharomyces cerevisiae RIM101 (YHL027W); ancestral locus Anc_4.21), whose product MVPLEDLLNKENGTATPQVSQHSIENDRKVVPSASKGDGLPSPNLSKRASDCSKRSRNTCATEAIGSKGQEEEQMSPSSTSSSSLPYHSSSHLNTPPYDLLGASAASPTTPSSSDSSSSSPLTQGHNPADDDEDDMDNDGDSEDIVLYCKWENCGMMFNQPELLYSHLCHDHVGRKSHKNLQLNCHWGDCSTKTEKRDHITSHLRVHVPLKPFGCSTCSKKFKRPQDLKKHLKIHLENGGILKRKRGPKLGSKRASKKNKRNIKDAVSSRPASLPYLVNGSFKSHSTSPQILPPLPTGIPQRLPSQQQQQQQPQPISLNQFCSDEISQYKPFYSPQLSARLQTILPPLYYNNGKAVSQGGNSQMMPVYEDGCSNKTIAGATQFFTKLSRNMTNNYILQQSGSGAASPASSAHIPIAQTSYVQPPTAMPYQSLQAGGSASPTTNTTSYVPIQLAKYPAGSSVTEHLPPLHSSTTGSVLNRQPQHVMPPYQPAHAVPNYSSAGCSILPPLQSKIPMLPSRRTMMGETPLKPNWEFSLNQKSCTNDIIMSKLANEEIEDESDVEDDFVEMLGIVNIIKDYLLCRVMEDDESEDEDEEVTFLQESLGKLGLQNRMGTNSARILTKYPRILV is encoded by the coding sequence ATGGTGCCACTGGAAGATCTGCTTAATAAGGAAAATGGCACTGCCACGCCTCAGGTCAGCCAGCACTCCATAGAAAATGACAGAAAAGTTGTTCCCAGCGCTTCGAAAGGGGACGGGCTGCCCAGTCCCAACCTATCAAAAAGGGCCTCTGATTGTTCGAAGAGGTCCAGGAATACATGTGCCACAGAGGCTATTGGTTCGAAAGGGCAAGAAGAGGAACAAATGTCACCCAGCAGcacttcttcatcatcccTGCCCTACCATAGTTCTTCGCATTTGAACACCCCACCATATGATTTATTGGGTGCCTCAGCTGCTTCTCCCACCACACCATCTTCGTCTgactcttcctcttcgtcacCACTGACGCAAGGGCATAACCCGGCtgacgatgatgaggatgatATGGATAACGACGGCGATTCTGAAGACATAGTTCTTTACTGCAAATGGGAAAACTGTGGTATGATGTTCAACCAACCGGAGCTGCTGTATAGTCATTTATGCCATGACCATGTGGGCAGGAAGTCACATAAGAATTTACAACTGAACTGCCATTGGGGGGACTGTTCTACGAAAACGGAGAAAAGAGACCATATCACTTCACATCTGAGAGTTCACGTACCATTAAAGCCGTTTGGCTGCTCTACCTGTTCTAAGAAGTTCAAGCGTCCACAGGACCTGAAAAAGCATTTGAAGATTCATCTGGAGAATGGTGGCATcttgaagaggaagagagGTCCCAAACTCGGCTCAAAGAGAGCCAGtaagaagaacaaaagaaacataAAGGATGCGGTGTCATCCCGTCCTGCTTCTCTCCCATATCTTGTGAACGGCAGTTTCAAGTCACATTCTACCTCTCCACAAATATTACCCCCATTGCCCACGGGAATTCCTCAACGTTTGCCTTcacagcagcagcagcagcagcagccACAACCGATTTCGTTAAATCAATTTTGTTCAGACGAAATATCTCAGTACAAGCCATTCTATTCTCCACAGTTGAGTGCCAGATTGCAAACAATCCTGCCGCCATTGTACTACAATAATGGTAAGGCGGTAAGCCAAGGCGGCAACAGCCAAATGATGCCTGTATATGAGGACGGCTGTTCTAATAAGACGATCGCCGGTGCAACCCAGTTTTTCACTAAACTATCAAGAAATATGACGAATAACTATATTTTGCAACAAAGCGGTAGTGGTGCTGCTTCCCCTGCATCCTCTGCGCATATTCCGATTGCGCAAACGAGCTATGTCCAACCACCTACCGCTATGCCATATCAGTCCCTGCAGGCCGGTGGCTCCGCTTCACCTACTACAAACACAACATCTTACGTGCCAATACAGCTGGCTAAATATCCAGCAGGTAGTTCGGTTACCGAACATTTACCACCTTTGCATTCATCCACTACAGGTAGTGTTTTGAATCGCCAGCCACAACATGTTATGCCACCTTATCAACCTGCTCACGCCGTGCCCAACTACTCTTCTGCAGGCTGTTCCATCTTGCCGCCTCTGCAATCAAAGATACCAATGTTACCATCGCGTCGTACGATGATGGGCGAGACTCCATTGAAGCCAAATTGGGAGTTCAGCCTGAACCAGAAAAGCTGTACTAATGACATAATCATGAGCAAGCTTGCGAATGAAGAGATAGAGGACGAGAGCGATGTGGAGGATGATTTCGTAGAGATGTTGGGTATAGTGAACATCATCAAAGACTACTTGCTGTGCCGTGTCATGGAAGATGACGAAAGcgaagacgaagacgaagaagttACATTTTTACAAGAATCGCTAGGGAAATTAGGTTTGCAGAACCGAATGGGCACGAATTCGGCGCGTATTCTCACCAAGTATCCAAGAATTTTGGTATAA